AatggttttttattttccttgtactGACACTGAATATACCTGGAAAAGGCAGACCTATAGGTCTTATTGAACAGTGTATACACCAGCGGGTTGACTGCTGAGGAGAGGTAACCGATCCAAACGAACACGTTGAGCAGGGCTTCGATGACATCCCTGTTGCAggactctttgcagatgacagcCATTATGTTGGTGATGAAGAAGGGGCACCACATCACCACAAACAGGAAGAAGACGATGCCCAGCACCTTGCAAGCCTTCTGCTCGTTGCTGATGGACTGCATAGTCCTCCTGCCGTAGGAGCCTGGCTCCCTGTGGATGGACCGCTGGAAGAGCTTTTCCGAAGACAGGGAGCTCTGAGGCAGGAAGCTGAAAGAAGCTAATTTGGTCCGTGTTCCAGGATCACTCACACACAAAGTGGCTTCTTTCTGGAGCGACTTGATGGTGAGAAAGTAGGTGATCACCATGATGGTTAAGGGAATGAAAAAGGCCACGAAAGAGCCAATCAGGACAAAGTTCTCATCCGCGAGTAAGCAACTCCCTTCCTTAAAGACTTTGGAATCGTCCTGGAGCCCAAAGACTGGTATTGGCATGGATATACCTGGAGATGGACGGAAAATGAGCCACGATTATTAAGGAAGTGAGTATATGAAGGCAAGAGCATTACTGCATAATGGTGGCTGTTAGAACAACTTTATATCAGTGTTGTTTAAAAGCTTaacaatgttcatcgcagcactgtttataatagccaggacatggaagcaacctagatgtccatcaacagatgaatggataagaaagctg
The sequence above is drawn from the Bos javanicus breed banteng chromosome 12, ARS-OSU_banteng_1.0, whole genome shotgun sequence genome and encodes:
- the HTR2A gene encoding 5-hydroxytryptamine receptor 2A isoform X2, with amino-acid sequence MHLCAISLDRYVAIQNPIHHSRFNSRTKAFLKIIAVWTISVGISMPIPVFGLQDDSKVFKEGSCLLADENFVLIGSFVAFFIPLTIMVITYFLTIKSLQKEATLCVSDPGTRTKLASFSFLPQSSLSSEKLFQRSIHREPGSYGRRTMQSISNEQKACKVLGIVFFLFVVMWCPFFITNIMAVICKESCNRDVIEALLNVFVWIGYLSSAVNPLVYTLFNKTYRSAFSRYIQCQYKENKKPLQLILVNTIPALAYKSSQLQMGPKKNSKKDDKTTDNDCTMVALGKEHPEDAPADSSNTVNEKVSCV